Part of the Panthera uncia isolate 11264 chromosome F2, Puncia_PCG_1.0, whole genome shotgun sequence genome, tttttggtttttttttttttttttcttttttaccttaaaatttttcttgaggATTTGAATTTCTGGAGCACACAATAATTCTGTGTTCAGCTTTTGGAGGAAACACCAAACTTtatacagtggctgcaccatgttATATTCCTACCATCATTGTATGAATATTCaagtttctccacattttcactgacacttattttccctttttttttgattctagccattctaatgggtatcAAGTGGTTTCTCATTATAGTTTGGATTAACTCTTCCGTAGGGACTAATGGTGTTGAACATCTCTTCTTGTGTTTGCTATACAGTTGTATatcgtctttggagaaatgtctattcaaatctgtTGCACATTTTTCAATTCAGTTGTGTGTCTTTTTGTTAGTGAGTTGTAAgcgtttttttttataaattctgtgGACAGTAGACCCGTATCAGCTACgatacacaaatattttcttacaacagttgtgatttttttttaatgtttattttttttttgagagagagagagagagagagagacagagcacgagcagggagaggagtggggcagagagaaagggagacacagaatctgaagcaggctccaggttccaagctgttggcacagagcccaacatggggctcgagcttgtgaaccacaagatcatgactggaaccaaagttggacacttaaccgactgagccacgcaggtgccccataacaGTTCTGATTTTACCTCTTACAGTTAGGTCTTtgattttcacttaatttttgtatatgatgtgaggtaatgatccaatttcattctttcttatatgGGCATcctagtaccatttgttgaagagactgttctttccctcatttaatggtcttggcacccttgttgaaaatcagttgaccatagcCACATGGGTTTATGTATGGGCTTTCAACTCTCCcccattgatctttttttttttttttttttaaagtaatctctacacccaacgtggggcttgaactcacaaccctgagatcaagagtcacatgctctacccgctgaaccggggcggggggcgggggtggcatTGCATTGATCTGTCCTTATGCTAATACAcagtattttgattactatagctttgtagtaagttatGAAATGaggaagtgttttattttttcaagattattttggctatttgaggtcacTTGTTTTGGGTCTTCTTAGATTtgctttaaattctagttaatacacagtgtaatattagtttcagatgaacaatatagtgattcaccactttcctacaatacccagtgctcatcacaagtgcacttcttaatccctatcacctatttaaccaatccccccactcacctcccttcttgtaaccatcattttgttctctatagttaagagtctgtttcttggtttgcctctttctcttttttttcccctttgctcatttgttttgtttcctaaattccacatgagtgaaatcatacagtatttgtctttctcagacttaaTTCATATAACGTattactctagctccatccaagttgttgcaaatggcaagatttcattcatttctttcttctttcattcattggtaatattccagtgtgtgtgtgtgtgtgtgtacgtacacacaccacatctcctttatccattcatcatttgacggacacttgagctgtttccataattcgGCTGTTGTAGATTATGCAgctgtaaatattggggtgcaggggcgcctgggtggcgcagtcggttaagcgtccgacttcagccaggtcacgatctcgcggtccgtgagttcgagccccgcgtcaggctctgggctgatggctcggagcctggagcctgtttccgattctgtgtctccctctctctctgcccctcccccattcatgctctgtctctctctgtcccaaaaataaataaaaaaaaatgttgaaaaaaaaaaattaaaaaaaaaaatattggggtgcatgtatccctttgagttagtatttttgtattctttgggtaaaaacttagcagtgcaattgctggatcatagggtagttctatttttacgtTTTTGGGgaactccataccgttttccagagtggcttcgcCAGTTTGCATTTgtaccaacagtgcacgagggttcccctttgtccatccttgccagCTACCTGTTTCTGGTGTTGTTGACTTgggctattctgacaggtgtgaggtgatacctcattgtagttttgatttgcatttccctgatgatgagtgatgttgagcatcttttcatgtgtctgttggccatctctatgtcttctttgggaaaatgttattcatgtcttctgcccatttttaattacattattcagtttttgagtgttgagttttataagttctttatatattgtggatactatcagatatgtcatttgcaaatatcttctcccattccataggttgccttttagttttttttttttaatttgttttttaacatttatttatttttgagacagagagagacagagcatgaacaggggaggggcagagagagagggagacacagaatctgaaacaggctccgagctgtcagcacagagcccgatgcggggctcgaactcacggaccgtgagatcatgacctgagccgaagtcggatgcttaactgaccaagccacccaggcgcccctcagttttcttgattgtttctaTTTAAGGTCACTTGTAattccttttccatattttttactgtgaaatttttatttatttaacttttttttttttttttttttaagcgagagagagacagaggacgcaaacagagagggatagagaatcccaagcaggcattgcactgtcagtgcagagccaatgtggggcttgaactcacaagccgtgagattgtgacctgagccaaaaccaagagtcagatgtttaaccaactgagccacccaggcatccctactgTAAAACATACAGAGAGATTAGTATAATACACTTGCATGTACTCATCTCCAGCTtcaattttatcaatattttgccaatttcatttcatctattttcctcactttttttttttttaaacgtttatttattttgagagcgcgagctagggaagggcagagagacagaatcccaagctggctctaccctgcccgtgcagagcccgacgtagggctcgaactcctgaactctgaaatcatgacctgagctgaaatcaaaggccGGACGCtaaactcactgagccacccaggcacccctatcatcctcacttttttaaagagtatttcaaGCAAATATATCCTGCCAGTGTCATTTCACTTGCAAAATCTGTGATAGTCCCCGCTGCACTCTCCCTTTTTTTGCAGACCATGAACTTTTTGGAGAACCaagttatttgtaaaatgttcacATCTGGATTAGActtaatgtttcattttgtaaGCTTATAAATTAGAACTCTAGAGGCTTGATTAGAATCCAGCTCATTTTTCTAGGCAAGAATACTTTATAGGCAGTACTACTGTATTTCTGTTGTATCAATATTTTAGCAATGTCAGGATAGCTTAGTAGGTTACAGGGCTAGTAAGCTGATTCATCTCTGAACAGTTCTGCAGTTAGATTTTCATATGATGCTTTTAGCATTCATTGTGATTACTGCTGAGATTTACTTCATTTGGAATTACAAAACAGTGACTTTCTAATTCTTATCATTTCTTGTGCATTTATTAGAATTCTCCTATGAAGAAATATTTGGTTACCCTGAAATATACTCTGTATAGCAAAAATAAGTgcttgatttttttatgtttacatataatttttgagTAATGAAATTATTCTTCAGCATCCTCCAGTAGCAAAgagtgtttggggtttttttgtttttttgtgtttcattttcttgtgactttttattatttaaggtttttttaatctAGTGTAGTCCTCACTGATGCTGAAATTGCCCCcatttgctccatttttattcagAAGGAGCCACATCAggttggcttctgtgtccttttgaccTGGCTCTGGTAATTTGGGATAGCTGTACTACTTTCTATAATGACAAGATTTCCTAGGCTCATTTGGTATATAATTCTCCAGTCTGGAAAagagccatttttccaaagagccATTTTCTCCTAATGGAAAAAGGGGTTTAAGGACCCCAATCTGGTTGTTAGCAGTACTCCTTGCTCGTGGGATGAATTAAGTTTAGACTTTTCTACTGGATAGAGCTAGgatttactttagaaaaataaaatcatgggtGCCAacaaattttaactaaaaattaagattaaaggatgtttgttttttgtaagtGTGGTCTCCTTTAATATATCTGCAGCCCCGAACTAATGtttgcataaaaaagaatgaggtactgATACTTGCACCTTCagaatatgctaagtgaaaggagtcaGATACAAAAGGTCGCatgttgtaggattccatttatatccaaaatagataagtccatagagacagaaagattgGTTTTTGCCAGAGGCTGAGGGTTGGGAAAATGGGGAATAACTGCTTAAAGGgtttaggattttattttgggatactgaaaatgttttggaactagatagcagtggtggttgcacaacattgtgtaTGTACACTGAATCGTATGCTCTAAAGTGGTTAATTTCATGTTATACGAAtttcacctcaaaaaaaaaaaaaaaccctaatgttTGTCTAGTATCAAAGGCTTAATAAGTGTCTATTGGTAGTATTTCGTACGTATAttcaagaaagagaattttagtCATTGACAAACCAAAATTGACCTCATTGCTGTGAGTTACTCATTCAATCCTgctcttttcttcccaccccacccctaagCAACAATtattagaaaacttttaaaatactactACATTCTCAGAAAgtacatttttctactttttatattCAGTACTCGTGCTAGACTGCTAAGAAACTATTCTATCCCTATAGTAAATGCTAAATGCTATAACCTTTATATAGCTAAAGAAATTTTGAGAGATCATTAAAAACAGTTCATAAAGTGttactaaaacaaagaaaaataacttatgaGGAGATCTCATGAACATAAtcacacttttaaaaactaaagggggaaacaaacatttattatttatttttatatggcaATTCACTATGGCACAGGGCTCCTGATGATACATAAAGACTTGATTCCCTAAACTGAATCTTCGAAAagattgtctcttttttttttaattttttttttaatgtttacttatttttgacagagagagagacagagcatgagcgggggaggggcagagagagagagggagacacagtctgaagcaggctccaagctctgagctgtcagcacagagcccgacagagggctcgaactcacaaaccgcgagatcatgacctgagccaaagttggatgcttaaccgactgagccacccaggcgccccaagattgtctttttttatatACTATTCGCCTTTACTTAATCATGCCACCATGATTCTTAGGAGAAGCTAAAATTTCCAAAGTCCTtggaagaaaattagaatttcaaaATTAGTCTTGATGAATCTCAAATACTATCttaataaagatttcttttttatatttatactcaaatcagaataaattatttcatgtgaTGCTAGTTGGGTTTATTCTTCTCAcgttgtattagtttgctagggctcctgtaacaaagtaccattgACTGTGttatttaaacaatagaaatttattttctcataattctgaaGGTTAGCAATTTGAGATCAAGGTATTGGTAGAgttagtttcttctgaggcctctctctttgccttgtagatggctgtcttctctgtgtcttcacattatcttccctctgtgtgcatCTTTGATCTATAACTTCCTGTTCTTATAACAATACCAGTCattagattagggcccaccctgataATCCTGTTTGgccttaattatctctttaaaaatacttcctgcacagaaaaaataaaaaaagaggaaaaaaggatcctatctccaaatatagtcacagaAGTACTGAGGGTTAGAACTTCCCAACATGGGAATTGTGGAggaacacagttcagcccataacaaacatacttcttttcttttacaggTCAGTTTGCTGAGAACGAAACTAATGAAGTCAATTTTAGAGAGATCCCTTCACATGTGCTATCAAAAGTATGCATGTATTTTACCTACAAGGTTCGCTACACTAACAGCTCCACGGAGATTCCTGAATTCCCAATTGCACCTGAAATTGCACTGGAACTGCTGATGGCTGCGAACTTCCTagattgttaaataaaataaattataataaactgttaacttttttcagtatttaataCCTGTAGTTCAGTTagtaattttttcatatatagcaTGTTGCCTGTGTGCAGTTGAACTTTAAAGTTCATTGCAAAGCAGATTATCTTCTGTTCTTTTGCATAGCAATCAGAGTTGAAATTTGTTTGCTACATCAACAAATTGAGGACATTTTCACAAattgagaaataaacaaatatgccAATTCGTAGGTGGTTTTGCCTTATCCTTtggatgtgatttttaaaattagagcaGTGGTGATATagtaaaactgaaatttaagCATAAATGAACACATTCTACAGGTAAATAATGGGGCTacgtatttttgtgtttttagtgtttttttttaaaaaaaaaaaacaaaaacctgatctTGTAGCCGTTGTTAGCATTACTAGAGTTATGCAAATAATTGcattataaacatgtttataaCTTAGCcaaaacattgatttttataaCTATCAAAGACATAAGAGTTGAAATTTCTTATGTGTCTTTTGATAAACTGCAGTATTGTTTAAGtgtatcttgtctttttgtttattgCTGCAATTTAAGAACTTTATTTAAAAGCAGTTTTGGAAGATTACTAGGCACAGCTTTTGAAGCAATCACTTTTTGAACTGGTAGCCACATGGTCAACAAGTAAACTACATGATTGATTACATGTGCATTGTGCATTTTGGCCAATCCAAAGTACTGTACCTGCATTGACTATAAAGCTTCCTTTGCAATATTCTTACATAGTCCCTTGTTGTGACTGCACTTCtgattatttaaatatgttttaaaagactCATTATGGACTTTAATCGGCTCTTAAAAGCTAGACTTTTCAGAACTATTCTAGTCTTCCTCCAACAAGCTGAAATgttataaaagattaaaaacatggAGAGATGCAGTGCAAATCTTATCATGTACTTTGATATAGTATATGAATTATcttctattaattaaaatatgtccCAATAAGTATGATGCCCATAATCTGTGGGTCTTCTACTGAAATCAGATTTACAAAGAGGTCATTCAGCTTTTATACTAAACAGAAAAACTATGACAGAGCACCTCTGCTTAGGCATGAGAAAAGAAGTACTGGAGTGGGTTTATTATTATCTCTATCTTAGTGGTAAGACAAAACTATCATTATAGGAGATATATATTTAAGCCTTCAGCTTAGTTCTTTAAGACTGATTTAATATGGACCAGTTTTTCTGGAACCTACAAAAAACATAACCAAGATCTGTAAGTAATTTTTCCTCATAGAAGACCTAACATTGTACTTTCCAGCTTACTGAAAGCAATTAAATGTGTTAATTGCATATATTTTAGTAACTTCTCAAGACATACTGGTACATATTTTAGTATAGAAGACTATCAAGTACAAGAATTATATTCTATCTACTTGCTGACAAATAATGTCAAAAACCTAAATGATGATTCTAAAGGTCAAAGTGACAACTAGAATAAAGTTTAACTTTGACCAGTTTTAGTAGGTTACTTTATGTGTTAGATCCAGAAGTAACCTTAAGTTTAAGATATTGAAGTAGAACTGAAAGATTAGGAAAAACTGTATATCTTGCGGCAAATGATACTTGCATGTTAATAAAGGCTCTTGACTGAAAGGTTTGATGAACACTTGGTGTTTGatctttttaactttaattttctcttttttctgagaTTTCATGAAACCACTTGCTTCAGGACATTTGCCATATGATTGAATAGcaggaatttttatttggttaaatCAAAGAGATTCTTTTACATAGCATTGAAATCTTAACAGTTTTCTGAGACTTGATAATTAGTTTACCTTTCAAATGGGCaaatctcaatttttttcctGCACATAAAATATTACCACAAAATCCTGTTTTATTCAgtcaatacttcatttttgtaCTAAGATGATTTTATGCTTTTTAGGTTGCTTATCTTTCATGCAATTATTGACAAATGACAGTCTCCTTACTTTTGAAATCTTGTTGATACTGAGAAATGCAGTTTACTGTAAGCAGTAAATCCACCTCATGTTAGTAGAACTACATTTAGAGACATCTTGCTACATATGGAGTGGTCATCTTAGTGTGAGCCATATTGCTAAATTTATCGACTCTTCAAAAATAGTGCAAATATTCTGagaaataacacaaatgtttTTGATCCAAACCTACTGAATAAAGGTAAGTGGCCAGGCTGGTTTAGGAAGAAAGTATATAACTAAAGGAATTAGAGTACCTTTCTCAAGTAGCCAGTAATCTGGTTCAGGTAGTATGGCATGTCACAAAACTAAGTATAAGAATGTAGCAGCATCCAGATGCCTAGGTGACAACTttagttgagtatccaactctccatttcggctcaggtcatgatgtcatggtttgtgggatcgaccCCATATCAGGCTTCATTGCTGGCAGTGTAGAGTATGCTTGagatttgggattctctctctccctttctctgcccctcccctgctcgctctctctcaaaataaataaaaactttaaaaaaatgtagcagCATCAAAGCTGTAATTCAAAGGGATTTCACAAATTTGCTTTCTTATAACGCAACACATCATCTCTTGTTCAAAGTAGACGGGGTTTAAGCATTGTGTTTCcaacattttgggttttttttccaacatCATGTTGAAAGGCAATTTTTCTGTTCTGGGCAAGAATAAACTGATGAGGTACCATACCATCCTTAAACACTGAAGGTACTCTGATGAAAACCTGTTCCTAAAGAATTGAGTCCAGGAAGTTACACTGACTAATGGAATGGCTATATATactaaagttataaaaatacaaaagcttGTGAAACTAACGAAACAATTTaagttgtgtgattttttttttttttaacacaactgttttcaggaatgaaggaggaaaattattttcttaggtGGTGTTGATTGGTTATCTTTCTTAATGTCTAGCAGAATGCCATTATGTtgcaggcattcaataaatgttgagttGAATCAAACTCACTGGTGTGTAAAGGTAGTGTCTCAGACATATTCCACTGCAACCCTAAAAGTTTTATGTCCTAACTACTAATGTGTAAATGTTAAAAGATTAGCCTGAGCCTAATTGGAGATATCTGCACATCATCTGGTCTGCCATTTGCAGGGAAGACTAATGAATAGCAAAGGCAGGAAAGCTAGGTTCAAGGTCATTGTTAATTATCTAGCTTCTTGATGTTCTCCCTTGAAAAAAGAATAGCTGTCTCTGAATaaacgtttctccaaagaaggtacaCAAATGACCAATGATACATGCAAGTCTGCTCAAGTCATAAGTCATTAGGGAATTAGTAAGCCACAAAAAGATACCTACTTCACAACCACTAGGAtagcaataatattttttttaaaggacaaataatAAACACTGGCCTAGATGTATAAATTGtaaaaattacaatttataaATTGCAGgtgtgaatgtaaaatggtgcagctcctgtagaaaatagtttggcacttcaaaaaattaaacggGGAGGTTCCAGTTCAAGAAGGTGATGTAGGAAGACTCTGAACTCAACCTCCTCCATGGAACACCCCAAACTACAACTATTAACAAAACAATTGCTCCCGAAGAAAAACCGAGAGCTGACTGAACAGCTACTGCACAGCATAGAATAGCAAGAGAAATGGGGACGTGCCACAGTTCAAAAGAGTAACCTATCCAGCTAGCCAGCAAAAGTCACTAAGTCCACATAGCCCGAGTAAGGGACATGATACACAAGACCACTACTTAACTTTAGGAGAAGTAGCCATTTCACTTaatccataggaaaaaaaaaaaaaacaacaacaacaacagaaagccaAGCAAAATAGGGAGACAGGAGTATGTTTcaaaagactaagaaaaaaacttcagaaaaagaactaaatgaaacaggATAAGCAAAATGCAtgataaagaatttaataatCACAAAGATACTGGGTTGGGGGAAAGAACTGATgacctcagtgagaccttcaaaaaagagataaaaaatactaaaaatcaatCATAGTTGAAGATTACAATAACAAGTAAAAaacacactagagggaatcaacactagaggatgcagaagaacatATCAGGATCTGGAAAACAGGGTAATAAAAGGCACACAAACtgagcagcaaaaagagaaaagaaatttttgttttaagtttatttattttggggcacctgggtg contains:
- the ELOC gene encoding elongin-C, producing MDGEEKTYGGCEGPDAMYVKLISSDGHEFIVKREHALTSGTIKAMLSGPGQFAENETNEVNFREIPSHVLSKVCMYFTYKVRYTNSSTEIPEFPIAPEIALELLMAANFLDC